In Deltaproteobacteria bacterium, the following are encoded in one genomic region:
- a CDS encoding PAS domain S-box protein yields MDNSEQYNQNHLTAVQTFLLEETTDCVGIVIPSGQMVYLNRAGRRLLGIGEDESLAELNVLHFHPEDVRIRLSDILPTLISTGQWSGETAILTREGREVLVSQAVLAHKGPDGIVQFFSTIIRNISAQKEAEVALRESEEKYRDLVENISEVIYTVDANGALTYMSPVVTVFGGYTPEEVIGRPFVDFIHPDDLPKLFEDFQQTIAGNFHPFEYRARTKSGEYRWIRSASRPIIRNGEIVGLRGVLTDISERKLAEEKLRESEERYRNLFENANDAIATFTLDNVLTSVNRGTERLLGRPRSELIGQPANKVATAASAAYLEERTHRFLAGDKPTPSTFELALIHKDGHVIPVEGRTRAIRDRHGNSVGFQGIFRDISEKKALERQRSDFLAMLAHDIKNPLAAILGYVDLLEQEQEDHPASLEDEFVQRIRENAQSILSLITNYLDIARVETGAFTFQKTLVAIDTILRRVIQQYAGIAQRHHITLTLETASTLPLLQADGIALERVFSNLVRNALKFTPETGRVTVQARLWSEQPETGSDRESPVTLPQHARGILVEVSDTGPGIAPADQPFLFLKYRPPTVGRSQDGTGLGLFIVKTFVEAHNGRVEVESTLGSGACFRIFLPLPL; encoded by the coding sequence ATGGATAACTCGGAGCAATACAACCAAAACCACCTAACGGCAGTCCAGACATTTTTGCTTGAAGAGACTACGGATTGTGTCGGCATTGTCATTCCTAGTGGACAGATGGTGTACCTCAACCGTGCTGGACGGCGATTGCTGGGAATCGGAGAAGATGAGTCGCTGGCAGAGCTCAACGTCTTACATTTTCATCCCGAGGACGTGCGTATCCGACTGAGCGATATTCTTCCAACTCTGATCTCCACTGGCCAATGGAGTGGCGAGACGGCGATCCTTACCCGTGAGGGGCGAGAAGTATTAGTATCACAGGCAGTTCTGGCGCATAAAGGACCAGATGGGATCGTGCAATTTTTCTCCACCATTATTCGCAATATCTCTGCGCAAAAAGAAGCAGAAGTCGCGTTGCGCGAATCAGAGGAAAAGTACCGCGACTTGGTCGAGAATATTTCCGAAGTCATTTATACGGTTGATGCGAACGGGGCCCTGACCTACATGAGTCCGGTCGTCACGGTATTTGGCGGCTATACGCCGGAAGAAGTGATTGGCCGACCCTTTGTTGATTTCATTCACCCCGATGACCTACCCAAGCTATTCGAGGACTTCCAGCAGACGATTGCTGGGAACTTTCATCCCTTTGAATACCGAGCGCGAACAAAGTCAGGGGAATACCGTTGGATTCGTAGTGCCAGCCGTCCGATTATACGTAACGGTGAAATCGTTGGCTTACGGGGCGTGTTAACGGACATTTCCGAAAGAAAGCTTGCCGAAGAGAAGTTGCGAGAAAGTGAGGAACGGTACCGCAATCTCTTCGAGAATGCCAATGATGCGATCGCGACTTTTACCCTCGATAACGTGCTCACGAGCGTCAATCGTGGGACCGAGCGCTTGCTTGGTAGGCCGCGGAGCGAACTGATTGGCCAGCCTGCCAACAAAGTTGCCACTGCTGCATCGGCCGCATACTTGGAGGAACGAACACACCGCTTTCTCGCAGGCGATAAACCGACACCATCGACCTTCGAACTCGCACTCATTCACAAGGATGGGCACGTTATTCCGGTCGAAGGCCGTACCCGCGCGATTCGTGACCGACATGGAAACTCGGTCGGCTTTCAAGGAATCTTTCGCGATATTTCCGAGAAAAAAGCGCTAGAGCGACAACGCAGTGATTTCCTGGCTATGCTGGCGCACGACATTAAGAATCCCCTTGCCGCGATTTTGGGATATGTCGATTTGCTCGAACAAGAACAGGAAGATCACCCCGCTTCGCTGGAAGACGAGTTTGTGCAACGCATTCGCGAGAATGCGCAGTCGATTCTTTCCTTGATTACGAATTATCTTGATATCGCACGGGTTGAGACTGGCGCGTTCACTTTCCAGAAGACCCTCGTTGCCATTGACACGATTCTGCGACGAGTCATTCAGCAGTACGCGGGAATCGCCCAACGGCACCATATTACGCTTACTCTTGAGACTGCCAGTACACTTCCATTGCTGCAAGCCGATGGAATAGCGTTAGAGCGGGTTTTTTCGAACCTGGTGCGCAATGCCTTGAAGTTTACACCGGAAACTGGGCGTGTCACGGTGCAGGCGCGGCTGTGGAGTGAGCAGCCTGAAACAGGTTCTGATCGTGAGTCGCCTGTGACATTGCCGCAGCATGCCCGTGGCATTCTGGTTGAAGTGAGCGATACTGGTCCAGGTATCGCTCCTGCAGATCAGCCGTTTCTTTTCCTTAAGTATCGCCCTCCCACAGTTGGGCGCAGTCAAGATGGGACCGGGCTAGGACTGTTTATTGTGAAAACCTTTGTCGAGGCACATAACGGGCGTGTTGAAGTAGAGAGTACGCTTGGAAGTGGCGCCTGTTTTCGCATCTTCCTTCCGCTTCCGCTATAA
- the pruA gene encoding L-glutamate gamma-semialdehyde dehydrogenase has translation MNSSIAGRTSSPYHRKNFCLGWATFRGCPTYTNRPSHFPFLPISFIHFTPLLAILKTTDRRVVVALSDDIEQQTQVLGREIFSRLQTESPSVFHFAWWDEKILDWCMHDETLKVQMFRFIDVLPLLKTGDQVARHLQEYFLNHKEIFPIAVQWGLDVATQSTAAARAVALAVRRNATRMAQRFIAGATATEALTAIRKLRRQNFAFTLDLLGEATLSEEEAETYQQRYLTLLHSLSEASRQWEPIPLIDTDNGGPIPRINVSVKLTALYSQFDPIDPQRSSARVKTRLRPILRAAKEVGASVTVDMEQYRYKDLTLQVCKEIFAEEEFRTWPHVGVVLQAYLRETEQDVHDLIAWAKERGTPISVRLVRGAYWDYETVIAQQRHWPIPVFTRKWETDINFERLVTLLLEHSHLLRPAIASHNIRSIAYALATARALKLPERTIEFQMLYGMGDAIKATLVQLGQRVRVYAPFGELIPGMGYLVRRLLENTSNDSFLRQGFVEHTAIEELLQNPFTFAHRNGEPNGRSDTGHVQAASSSIDHLFYNEPEYDFAQEEPRQLFTAALARVRQEVNRFYPLVINNQEITTEAEIVSRNPSRPDEVVGRCARARVADAERSVQVARQTFGSWRESSAAERADFLFRAAEILQTRRAELAAWEILEAGKTWREADADVCEAIDYLKYYGQEMLRLAPARQLDDLPGETNEYSYHPRGVAVVIAPWNFPLAILTGMTAAALVAGNTVIMKPAEQTSVIAAKLMEIFRSVGLPAGVLTYLPGLGEEVGEYLVTHPQVNLIAFTGSQAVGLHINAVAAQSREGQRGIKKVIAELGGKNAIIVDDDADLDEAVVGTVASAFGYAGQKCSACSRVIVLEQVYETFVKRVVEATRSLCVGAADDPGSFVPPVIDEEAQQKIQQYIQRGKQEARLVLEMPAPTPGTFVGPVIFADVPPHTTIAQEEIFGPVLSILHAHDFAEALAIALDTPYALTGGIYSRSPAHIERARREFRVGNLYINRKITGAIVGRQPFGGLGLSGIGSKAGGPDYLLQFLEPRVVTENTLRRGFAPREQEEHEE, from the coding sequence ATGAACAGCTCTATCGCGGGCCGGACATCGTCGCCTTACCACCGAAAGAATTTCTGCTTAGGTTGGGCAACGTTTCGCGGTTGCCCAACTTACACCAACCGACCCTCTCATTTCCCCTTTCTCCCTATATCCTTTATCCATTTCACTCCTCTCCTTGCTATACTGAAGACGACAGACAGGAGGGTGGTCGTGGCGTTATCAGATGACATCGAACAACAGACACAAGTTCTTGGCCGTGAGATTTTTTCTCGCTTACAGACCGAGTCACCATCGGTTTTCCATTTTGCCTGGTGGGATGAGAAAATCCTTGACTGGTGCATGCACGATGAAACACTCAAAGTGCAAATGTTCCGTTTTATCGACGTGCTGCCGTTGCTGAAAACCGGCGATCAGGTCGCACGTCACTTACAGGAATACTTTCTTAATCATAAAGAGATTTTTCCCATCGCCGTGCAATGGGGATTGGACGTTGCCACGCAAAGCACCGCCGCGGCTCGTGCGGTCGCGCTCGCTGTGCGCCGTAATGCCACACGTATGGCGCAACGGTTCATTGCTGGAGCTACGGCAACAGAAGCACTCACCGCGATTCGTAAACTCCGACGCCAGAACTTTGCTTTCACGCTTGATCTGCTGGGCGAAGCCACATTGAGTGAAGAAGAAGCAGAGACCTATCAGCAACGTTATTTGACGCTACTACACTCGCTGTCCGAAGCCTCACGTCAATGGGAGCCCATTCCGCTAATCGATACTGACAATGGCGGACCAATTCCGCGCATCAATGTCTCAGTCAAGTTGACTGCACTGTATTCACAATTTGACCCGATCGATCCCCAACGCAGTTCCGCGCGAGTGAAGACTCGCTTACGACCGATCCTACGGGCGGCCAAAGAAGTCGGCGCGTCCGTGACGGTCGATATGGAGCAGTATCGTTACAAAGACCTCACGCTGCAGGTGTGTAAAGAGATTTTTGCCGAAGAGGAGTTTCGCACCTGGCCGCATGTCGGTGTCGTGCTGCAAGCGTATCTGCGTGAAACCGAACAAGATGTGCATGATCTGATCGCTTGGGCAAAAGAACGAGGCACACCGATCAGCGTGCGCCTAGTGCGTGGTGCCTATTGGGATTATGAAACAGTCATCGCTCAGCAACGTCACTGGCCGATTCCAGTATTTACGCGCAAATGGGAAACTGACATCAACTTTGAACGTCTCGTGACTCTGCTGCTCGAACATTCACACCTGCTGCGCCCCGCAATTGCCAGCCATAATATCCGCTCGATCGCATATGCATTGGCAACCGCGCGTGCACTCAAACTGCCAGAGCGGACGATCGAATTTCAGATGTTGTATGGCATGGGCGATGCCATCAAGGCAACGCTAGTGCAGCTTGGTCAGCGGGTGCGTGTCTACGCGCCCTTTGGTGAGTTGATTCCTGGCATGGGGTATCTTGTTCGTCGCTTATTAGAAAACACCTCAAACGATTCATTTCTGCGTCAAGGCTTTGTTGAACACACAGCCATCGAAGAGCTATTGCAGAATCCGTTCACTTTCGCTCATCGCAATGGAGAGCCGAATGGCAGAAGCGACACGGGACACGTGCAAGCAGCGTCTTCTTCCATCGATCATCTTTTTTACAACGAACCAGAGTACGATTTCGCCCAGGAAGAACCACGGCAACTTTTTACTGCTGCGCTTGCTCGGGTGCGGCAGGAAGTGAATCGCTTCTATCCGTTAGTGATCAACAATCAGGAAATCACCACTGAAGCGGAAATTGTGTCGCGTAATCCATCGCGTCCTGACGAGGTCGTCGGTCGCTGCGCACGGGCGCGGGTCGCCGACGCAGAGCGAAGTGTCCAAGTCGCGCGGCAGACGTTCGGGTCGTGGCGTGAGAGTTCCGCTGCTGAACGCGCGGACTTTTTGTTTCGGGCAGCAGAAATACTGCAAACCCGGCGTGCTGAACTCGCCGCATGGGAAATTCTTGAGGCCGGAAAAACCTGGCGCGAAGCTGACGCCGATGTTTGCGAAGCAATCGACTATCTCAAATACTATGGGCAAGAGATGCTGCGCCTCGCTCCGGCTCGCCAACTCGACGATCTTCCAGGGGAAACCAACGAGTATAGTTATCACCCCCGAGGTGTCGCCGTTGTAATTGCGCCGTGGAATTTTCCTTTGGCGATTCTCACCGGCATGACTGCTGCTGCTTTGGTTGCGGGCAACACCGTGATTATGAAACCGGCGGAGCAAACGTCAGTCATTGCTGCCAAGCTGATGGAGATCTTTCGCAGTGTTGGTTTACCTGCGGGAGTGCTCACGTACCTTCCTGGCCTCGGCGAGGAAGTGGGTGAATATCTGGTCACGCATCCACAGGTGAATCTGATTGCCTTCACTGGATCACAAGCTGTGGGTCTGCACATCAATGCTGTCGCAGCACAGAGCCGCGAAGGCCAACGCGGCATCAAGAAAGTCATTGCCGAACTCGGCGGCAAGAACGCAATCATCGTCGATGATGACGCCGACCTGGACGAGGCCGTCGTTGGCACCGTCGCTTCGGCGTTTGGCTATGCTGGTCAGAAATGTTCAGCGTGTTCTCGAGTCATCGTCTTGGAACAAGTGTATGAGACGTTTGTCAAACGTGTCGTCGAAGCAACACGCAGCCTGTGCGTCGGAGCAGCTGATGATCCAGGCAGTTTCGTGCCACCCGTGATCGATGAAGAAGCACAGCAAAAAATTCAGCAGTACATTCAGCGTGGCAAACAGGAAGCACGGCTCGTGTTGGAGATGCCAGCTCCGACCCCAGGAACATTCGTTGGACCAGTCATCTTTGCCGATGTGCCGCCACACACGACGATCGCGCAAGAAGAAATCTTTGGGCCGGTTCTCTCTATCCTTCACGCCCACGATTTTGCTGAAGCCCTCGCCATTGCCCTCGATACGCCGTATGCCCTCACTGGCGGTATCTATTCGCGTAGCCCTGCCCACATCGAACGCGCGCGACGCGAGTTTCGCGTTGGTAACCTCTATATCAATCGTAAGATTACCGGTGCGATTGTTGGCCGTCAGCCGTTTGGCGGTTTAGGGCTTTCTGGCATTGGCTCCAAAGCCGGTGGGCCTGACTATTTGTTGCAATTCCTTGAGCCACGTGTCGTGACGGAGAACACCTTACGGCGCGGGTTTGCGCCGCGGGAACAGGAAGAGCACGAGGAGTGA
- the murJ gene encoding murein biosynthesis integral membrane protein MurJ: protein MPQVSASPVQTDPSQQPAPTPSRSGLARKGLPIFIATLISRPLGFIREAVQAALFGASRLTDVFVVAYNVPEMIQTLFFSGVLSNFFVPVITRYREQRDELSRVFSIALNGALVLALVLAGVCYLAAPGIMTLAAPGLTGADRELAIFLFRLMLPMLVLHCVLAVLKGVLNSVDHYAMPEYAGIFFNFAVIGCALALAPQYGIVSLAWGVVIGSIIQVVVQIPALRSNGLRYQPSCGFMHPAMREVQGLVLGAIVATAVVPINAFIARSMASSLPEGSISALAYAFRVFMLPVSLFAVPVYTVLLTDLSAAQHEGAWQRFKEQATSGLSLLFAVALPATAVLIALAVPIVRVLYERGRFSSEDVMLTSQALMAYGTGTLAYGTSQVMVRLFNAQKDTRTPAWVGVGSIALSAAGNWFFMQQWGHWGIALVTSLVSYVNTLVLYAIFRHRHGPLDERELGRRFLSHFFLAAVLGVTLFVASRPLALSPDSLMMPLRLLQFAAVLTVGVTGYLVLGYVCRVEEVRTLMRKLKIKN from the coding sequence GTGCCGCAGGTGTCAGCCTCTCCAGTTCAGACTGATCCTTCGCAGCAGCCAGCTCCGACACCTTCCCGCTCTGGTCTGGCTCGTAAAGGGTTACCGATCTTTATCGCTACGCTCATCAGCCGTCCGCTCGGGTTCATCCGTGAAGCGGTGCAGGCAGCGTTGTTTGGTGCTTCGCGACTGACCGACGTGTTTGTCGTTGCTTACAATGTCCCGGAAATGATTCAGACACTGTTCTTCAGTGGCGTACTGAGCAATTTTTTTGTTCCTGTCATTACTCGCTATCGTGAGCAACGCGATGAACTCAGTCGTGTCTTTAGTATCGCGCTGAACGGTGCGCTGGTTTTGGCCTTGGTGCTAGCTGGTGTGTGCTATCTTGCCGCGCCGGGCATTATGACTCTCGCTGCACCTGGCCTGACTGGTGCGGATCGTGAATTGGCGATCTTTCTATTTCGTCTGATGTTGCCGATGTTAGTTCTGCACTGTGTGTTAGCTGTGCTGAAAGGCGTGCTCAATAGCGTCGACCATTATGCGATGCCGGAATACGCGGGAATCTTCTTTAATTTTGCCGTGATCGGCTGTGCACTGGCTTTGGCTCCACAGTACGGCATCGTCAGTCTGGCGTGGGGTGTGGTGATCGGCAGTATCATCCAAGTGGTGGTGCAGATTCCGGCACTCCGCAGCAACGGGCTCCGTTATCAGCCGAGCTGCGGCTTTATGCATCCCGCGATGCGCGAAGTGCAAGGGCTTGTGCTGGGCGCGATTGTGGCAACCGCGGTCGTGCCGATTAACGCATTTATTGCCCGCTCGATGGCGTCTTCATTACCCGAAGGGAGTATCTCAGCTCTAGCCTATGCTTTTCGCGTGTTCATGCTGCCCGTGAGTCTTTTTGCTGTCCCAGTGTATACGGTGTTGCTGACTGATCTTTCTGCGGCACAGCATGAGGGAGCATGGCAGAGGTTCAAAGAGCAAGCGACCTCGGGTTTATCGTTGCTGTTTGCGGTGGCGCTGCCAGCGACCGCCGTGCTTATTGCCTTAGCGGTTCCTATTGTTCGTGTATTGTATGAACGTGGCCGCTTTTCGTCGGAAGATGTCATGCTGACAAGCCAAGCGTTGATGGCTTACGGAACCGGAACTCTGGCATACGGAACGAGTCAAGTGATGGTGCGGCTCTTTAACGCGCAGAAAGATACGCGTACTCCTGCGTGGGTCGGTGTTGGCTCGATTGCGTTGAGTGCCGCAGGGAATTGGTTCTTCATGCAGCAGTGGGGACATTGGGGAATCGCGCTCGTCACTTCTCTGGTGTCATACGTCAATACGCTTGTGCTGTACGCCATCTTTCGTCATCGCCACGGACCATTGGACGAGCGAGAACTCGGACGGCGGTTCCTGAGCCATTTTTTCTTGGCCGCGGTACTCGGCGTGACTCTTTTTGTCGCGAGCCGGCCGTTGGCACTCTCGCCAGATTCGCTGATGATGCCGTTGCGACTTTTGCAGTTTGCCGCCGTGCTCACCGTTGGTGTGACGGGGTATCTGGTGCTTGGGTATGTCTGTAGGGTTGAGGAGGTTCGGACGCTAATGAGAAAATTAAAAATCAAAAATTAA